The genome window GATGAAATTAAAGGTGGCGCCCTGGAAGGCTTCAACGTCAAAGCCAGCGCGCGCGAACTCCAATGGTAGGAACCAGCGCCAACAGAACCAAGTGGTCAATAGCGCCAGCGCAAAGATCACCGCATCGACGAGGCGCAATAGCATCCGCGCGATAGCTTGCGGTAGCGCGTCGGTGACAATGGTGACGGCGACCGCGTCCTTGTGGTGGACCGCAGCTGAGGCTGCCAATAGCGTCATCCAGATCATGGCATAGATCGCCAGTTCATCCACCCAGAACAGCGCAAGGCCGAGGTTGCGGGTCAGTACGTTTAGTAAGATCAGTGCGGTGACCGCGGCGGCGAGAGTGGCGGCGCAGGCCAATTCCGCCCGTGCCCATTGCCGGGAGAAAGTCTGAAGCATTGGGAAAAGCCATGAGTTGGGTCTTGAATATCAGGGCAGGGGCGGGGCTTGTCGAGGCCGCTCTTGCTATAGTGGCGGGGGAGTGCGCGGCTAGCGGGTTGCCTCGGCTGCGGCACGGATGGCGGGCAATGACGGCGCCTCTGCAGCCCATTTTCTATCCCATTCATCAATGACACCTGCGAAGAATTCCGGCCCGACCTTGGTCATGGTCAGGTCCAGTGCCTTCAGATTGTCCAACCACTCCGGCTCCTTGGCGGTGTAGGTGTCGATGGTGCTGTCCAAGTGCTTCGCCATCAGCTCCGCGATCATCTCGCGATCTTTTGCGTCGAGATCTTTCCATACGCGCGCCGAGACCAGCCCAACCACGGGGAACATCATATGATCGCTTTGCACGATGGTCTTGGCGTGCTCGTGGTACTTTAGCACCCAAATCAGCTCTGCATCCATGTCAATGGCGTCAACTTGGCCGTTGGCCAGTGCATCATAGACACTGGGCAGTGGCATCGGGGTCGGCGCCGCGTTCAGTCCCTCATAAAAGTCGAAGATGGGTGCAAATGGCGTGATCCGCAGTTTCAGGCCGCTGAGGTCCTCGGCGCTGTTCACTTCCTCGCGCGATACGATTTGGCGCAGGCCAGCCATGCCGAGTCCCAGCCCGACAACACCAGCCTTGGCCGGTAGCGGCTCCAGCATCTGCCGCGCGATATCAGAGCGCAATATGCGCCCGGCGTGGTCGATGTCGGCGGCAAGATAGGGCGCGTAGAAGGCGCCCAGATCCGGCACCCGGTTGGAGACTTCGGCCACGGTAAGAAACGCCATGTCGAGCGCGCCGGTCTGCAGTTGTTGCAGCATCTGCGCCTCGTTGCCCAGTTGGCGCGCCGGGAAGACCTGCACGCTGTGCGCTCCGTCTGAGGCTGTGTTGAGTTCGTCGGCAAAGGCCTCTGCCGCTTTGGTCCAGATGTGCGGCGGCGGCGTCAGGAGGCCCAGTCGGAACTCTGCCGCCTGTGCGCCCAGAGTGAAGCAGCAGGCCGCCGCTGCAGCTACTGCGGTTTTGAGTGACTTCAGATATACCATGTGTGATCTCCCCTTTGCGAGCTTGGGCCCAGCATGGGGAACGGTCTGATAGTTCAGCAACTTGTAACACGGTAATCTGGTATAAATTAATGATATACCTGACGGGGTGCCGAGCGGGCGCCCGACACCTCGTCAGGGGGTGTTCTCCGCGGTTAGACGGGCAGGGCGCGGCGGTTCTGTTTACGCATGTAAAGCGCAATGAAGGCCAGATTCACCACCAACAGCGCCAACGCCACAGGGTAGTTCGTCAGTTCCTGTAGAGATCCGCCGGTGAGGCTGTAGGCCTGCGACAAGGTGGTTTCAAAGCGGCTGCCCAGAAAGAAGGCGATGATGAACACGATCACTGAAAAGCCCAACGCCGAAAGAACCAGTCCCAGCAGCGTGCAGGCCAGCATGGTGTAGAGGCCGAACATGCCGCCCGCGCCTAGGTAAACGCCTGTAATGCACAGTAGCAGCGCTAGGGTAAAGATCACCAGCTCCGGCGCCCTGACCACCGCTGACCAAAGCCGCATGCCTGCCTGGCCGACCCAGAAGTTCATGAAATTGGCAGCGATCATCGCCCCAAACAATCCGTAGATCAGCTCTGCCTGTTGGTCGAACAACAGCGGCCCCGGCTGGATGCCATGTATCTTGAAGGCACCGATCAGTAGGGCTGCACCGACGCTGCCGGGGATGCCCAGTGTCAACAGTGGGATCAGGTTAGCCCCAACCACCGCAGAGTTGGCCGATTCCGCCGCCGCGATGCCTTGGATATTGCCTTTGCCGAAACTGCTCGGATCCTTGGCGCTCTCGCGGGTGGCGGCATACGCAATGAAGGCTGCTGCGGTGGACCCGATACCGGGTAGTGCTCCCAGAACCGTGCCAATCGAGGCCCCGCGCAGCATTGCAAACCGGCAAGACCAGTACTCGCGCCAGCTGATGCTGCGGTCGGCGGCGGGCTGGCCGGCCGGGATCTCAACTGCGGGACGCGACAGACCGCTACCTTGAGCTAAGCGGCGCAGCACCTCGGGCAGCACGAGAATGCCTAAGGCAATAGCTTCCAGTGGAATGCCATCATAAAGCTCAGTCTGGCCGAAGATCAGTCGTGGTGTGGCGTATTCTGGGTCCAACCCGACGGTTGCAAGCAGCAGACCCAGCAACAGTGCGACACCGCCCCGGGCGATGGTGCCTCCAACCAGGCACACGATCACTGTAAAGGCAAGCAACAGCAGGAATAGAATCTCCACGGGTCCCAATTTCAGCGCCACGATGGCCAGCGGCGCAGAGACGGTGATCAGGATAATATCGCTGGCGGTATCACCGGTGACCGAAGAATAAAGCGCCATCCGCATTGCCTTCAACGGCTTACCCTGCCGCGCCAGCGGAAAGCCGTCGAGCGCGGTGGCAGCGGCATCGGGTGTGCCTGGGGTATTGATCAGCACCGCTGGAACCGCGCCGCCTACCAACCCGCCTTTGCCGATGCCGACAAGGAAGGAAATCCCGACTAGGGGCTCCATGACAAAGGTAAACGGAATTGCAATGGCGATCGCCATCACTGGACCAATGCCGGGAACCGCCCCAACAAATTGGCCGAGTACCACCCCGGCCAGCACATACAGCAGAACCACCGGGGTAAATGTCCCCGCCAGCCCTGCTAGAATTACATCAAACGGTACCATCGCTCCCCCTCCTCAGGGCAAAAGACGTCCCAGCAGGACTTCGAAAACGGTCCAGATCAGCAAAGGTCCTGCAAAACCACCTATGGCCAACCACAGCGGTCGGCGCTCCCCCACCAGCCACAGCAGTCCAAGCGCCAGCGCCGGGGCGGCCAAGAGAAACCCGAAGTGTTTCATCGCCAGGACACCGGCTAGTGCGATCAGGTAAACCCCGGTAGTTTTTGCTGCCTGCCGCAGATCAAGCGTGTGTGCTTCCCCGCGCTGACACGCCAGCGTGCCGCCGAACAGACCGATCATTGCGGCATAGACGCTGGGCAGAACCTCGGGCGGGATTGAGCCGTCGGGGTAGACGGGTTCTGTCTGTGCCGGGATCACTCCCCAGATCATCGTCCCAGCGAAAATGACAAAAAAAACACCGGATATGCGTTGCAATGTCATGGTTTTCTCCTGTCGCAAAGCCCCGCGGCGCAAGTTGCAGCCACGGGGTTAGGGATGGGGCGTTACTGGGCAAACAGAGCGCCGATGGGGCCCAGCGAATCCTGCATCATCTGCCGGGTACCCTCGGGGCCGAGGTTAACCGCAGGAGCGCTGACCGCGTTCTGCACCACTGTTTGCACCGCCTCATCGGCCACGGCTTTGTCCATGGCATCAGCAAGCGCGGTTTTTGCGTCGGTGGGTAGACTGCCGGGGGCTGTAATGTAGAAATAGGGAGCGATGAAGAAATCATGGCCGGACTCGATCAACGTCGGCACATCGGGCGCAGAGCTGAGCCGCTTGTCCGACAGGCTGGCGATGGTCTTCATCTGACCCTCTTCAATGAACGGCAGATGGGCGCCAGTGCCGAAGGCGGCATCGACCTGGCCTCCCAGTAGCAGTTTATTCATCTCGGCGCCGCTTTCGGCTTTGACCATTCGGAAACTAACGCCTTCCTGCTGGCCGATCTTTTGCAGGATTGCCTTTGCGTCTGGCGCGTCCCAGGCGATCTTGGCAGAGCCTTCCCTGCGGGCAAATTCCACCAGTTCCCCAATCGACGAGAACATTGCGTCGCCGCCCGCGATCAGTGCGGTTTCTGCCACGGTGACGGTGCCGATGTAGTCAAAGCTGTCCAGTGTAAAGGGCACCGAGTCGGGACGCTGACTAAGCGCCATGAGCGGCGGGATGTTCACCGCCATGCCCAGTACCAGCCCGTCGGGTGCTTCGTTGACAAGAGCGCTGAGCATGGCGACACCGCCGCCGCCAGGACGGTTTTCCACAACCACATCCCAGCCTGTCTGGCGTTCGATGGTGGCCGCGAGCACCCGGCCCATGGTATCGGTTTCGCCTCCAGCCCCAAAGCCAATGCGCAACACAATGGGTTCTTCCGGCGTCCAGGCAGCTGCCGCTTGCGGCAGACTGAGGGCCGTTGCAGCTGCAAATGCAGCCGTCTTGAGCAGGTTATTGAGTTTCATGTGGTCCTCCCGTTGGTTTTTGAAATCTTTGGCTCTGCGTACTGGTGGTGGCCACGGGGCATCATCCTGCACCCGATGGGATGCAGAGTTTCAGGCGCAGGGCAGGAAGCGTCACGGGATGTGCCGCCAGGGCGGTCCCGTGACGTCAGTGGTTTAGGGGCAGATGCCGCACACGGAGCGCGGCGGCCGGTCAGGTCACGGTGTTGACGACGTTAAAGCGGTCTTCTTTCCACTCTTCGGTTCTCATCACCTCATGAAGATGGTTGGCGGCGTCCCAGACATCGGCAAAGCGCAGGTACAGCGGCGTGAAGCCGAAGCGCATCACGTTGGGTTGGCGAAAGTCGCCGATCACGCCACGTGCAATCAGCGCCTGCACAATGGCATAGCCGCCTTCGGCGTGGGTTAGTGAGACCTGACCGTTGCGTAGCGTGCCGTCTTTCGGGCTGTAAAAGCCGATACCAAAGTCATCAGCGAAGCTCTCAACCAGCTGGACGAACAGATCCGACAATGCCCGGCCTTTGGAATAGAGATCGGTGATTTCGACATCATCAAAGACCGCTAGTCCCGATTGCAGCGCGCGCATAGACAGGGTGTGCTGGGTGCCGCACAACAGCGCACGGGCGCCTTCACCCTGGCGGTAGCTCTGCTCGAATTTGAAGGGTGCGGCATGGCCATGCCAGCCGGAGAGCGGCTGGGTGAACTTGCCGTGGTGGCGCTTGGCTGCATAGGCATAGGCGGGTGAACCTGGCCCGCCGTTGAGGTATTTGTAGGTACAGCCGACCGCGAAATCGACATTCAGATCGTGCAGATCGACCGGGATCACTCCGGCAGAATGGCACATGTCCACCATCACCAATGCGCCGCGTTCATGCGCCAGCTTGGTCAACGCCTTTACGTCGCGGATCACGCCAGAGCGGTAATCCACGTGGTTCAGCATCACCACCGCTGTGTCGGCGTCGATCATATCCTCGATCCGGTCGCCGTCGCGGCCTTCTAATGCCAATGTGGCGCCGTCCAAAGTGGATCGGACGCCCTCGGCCATGTAGAGATTTGTTGGAAAGGAGGTGCCCTCTGCCACGATTTTGCGACGGCCAGGCTTCATCGAAAGCGCTGCGTGCAGAGTCTTGTAGATATTGAGGGAGGTGGTGTCACAGACC of Phaeobacter inhibens DSM 16374 contains these proteins:
- a CDS encoding tripartite tricarboxylate transporter TctB family protein, coding for MTLQRISGVFFVIFAGTMIWGVIPAQTEPVYPDGSIPPEVLPSVYAAMIGLFGGTLACQRGEAHTLDLRQAAKTTGVYLIALAGVLAMKHFGFLLAAPALALGLLWLVGERRPLWLAIGGFAGPLLIWTVFEVLLGRLLP
- a CDS encoding tripartite tricarboxylate transporter permease; translation: MVPFDVILAGLAGTFTPVVLLYVLAGVVLGQFVGAVPGIGPVMAIAIAIPFTFVMEPLVGISFLVGIGKGGLVGGAVPAVLINTPGTPDAAATALDGFPLARQGKPLKAMRMALYSSVTGDTASDIILITVSAPLAIVALKLGPVEILFLLLLAFTVIVCLVGGTIARGGVALLLGLLLATVGLDPEYATPRLIFGQTELYDGIPLEAIALGILVLPEVLRRLAQGSGLSRPAVEIPAGQPAADRSISWREYWSCRFAMLRGASIGTVLGALPGIGSTAAAFIAYAATRESAKDPSSFGKGNIQGIAAAESANSAVVGANLIPLLTLGIPGSVGAALLIGAFKIHGIQPGPLLFDQQAELIYGLFGAMIAANFMNFWVGQAGMRLWSAVVRAPELVIFTLALLLCITGVYLGAGGMFGLYTMLACTLLGLVLSALGFSVIVFIIAFFLGSRFETTLSQAYSLTGGSLQELTNYPVALALLVVNLAFIALYMRKQNRRALPV
- the kynU gene encoding kynureninase, coding for MALTPTRSAAEALDSQDPLAHKRDEFFIEEGTIYLDGNSLGPAPKAVFDSIDRTMREEWAKGLIRSHNTAGWFMLTDTLGDRLAQLLGAGEGEIVVCDTTSLNIYKTLHAALSMKPGRRKIVAEGTSFPTNLYMAEGVRSTLDGATLALEGRDGDRIEDMIDADTAVVMLNHVDYRSGVIRDVKALTKLAHERGALVMVDMCHSAGVIPVDLHDLNVDFAVGCTYKYLNGGPGSPAYAYAAKRHHGKFTQPLSGWHGHAAPFKFEQSYRQGEGARALLCGTQHTLSMRALQSGLAVFDDVEITDLYSKGRALSDLFVQLVESFADDFGIGFYSPKDGTLRNGQVSLTHAEGGYAIVQALIARGVIGDFRQPNVMRFGFTPLYLRFADVWDAANHLHEVMRTEEWKEDRFNVVNTVT
- a CDS encoding TRAP transporter small permease, with the translated sequence MLQTFSRQWARAELACAATLAAAVTALILLNVLTRNLGLALFWVDELAIYAMIWMTLLAASAAVHHKDAVAVTIVTDALPQAIARMLLRLVDAVIFALALLTTWFCWRWFLPLEFARAGFDVEAFQGATFNFIYSEATSTLGVRKVWVWSIMWIFAFGLILHSFNNLTTAVDRKEQS
- a CDS encoding TRAP transporter substrate-binding protein, which gives rise to MVYLKSLKTAVAAAAACCFTLGAQAAEFRLGLLTPPPHIWTKAAEAFADELNTASDGAHSVQVFPARQLGNEAQMLQQLQTGALDMAFLTVAEVSNRVPDLGAFYAPYLAADIDHAGRILRSDIARQMLEPLPAKAGVVGLGLGMAGLRQIVSREEVNSAEDLSGLKLRITPFAPIFDFYEGLNAAPTPMPLPSVYDALANGQVDAIDMDAELIWVLKYHEHAKTIVQSDHMMFPVVGLVSARVWKDLDAKDREMIAELMAKHLDSTIDTYTAKEPEWLDNLKALDLTMTKVGPEFFAGVIDEWDRKWAAEAPSLPAIRAAAEATR
- a CDS encoding tripartite tricarboxylate transporter substrate binding protein, coding for MKLNNLLKTAAFAAATALSLPQAAAAWTPEEPIVLRIGFGAGGETDTMGRVLAATIERQTGWDVVVENRPGGGGVAMLSALVNEAPDGLVLGMAVNIPPLMALSQRPDSVPFTLDSFDYIGTVTVAETALIAGGDAMFSSIGELVEFARREGSAKIAWDAPDAKAILQKIGQQEGVSFRMVKAESGAEMNKLLLGGQVDAAFGTGAHLPFIEEGQMKTIASLSDKRLSSAPDVPTLIESGHDFFIAPYFYITAPGSLPTDAKTALADAMDKAVADEAVQTVVQNAVSAPAVNLGPEGTRQMMQDSLGPIGALFAQ